TGAGATTCCAGGTGTTGTTCCTGCTACTGTTAATGTAGAAGACCTTCGAAAACACCAATTGAATATAGATCTTTTGGCGGGAAGTGGCATGGAAGATGATGCCAGTGACGATGAGGAAGAGGCAGGCGAATATGCAGATGATACTGCCGCCGTTACTTTGGAAGCACTTAAAATTGCTCGTTATATCATGGAGAATTTGAAAGTATCCACTGAGAAAGAACATGTATCAGAAAAACTCCTTGTGATGTTTACTTACAATGCAGAGAAGGGGCTTTTCCGAAAAGACTTGGCTGATCCCATGACCAGTCGGTTTAAAGAATTTGACCAGGCGATCAAACGCATCCGAACCATTGCTGAAATCGAAAACAAATGTAAGTTCCAAACTTCTGCTTGGGCCTATCCCAAACCAAAAGCTGCACAAATTCTTTGTCGCGATAAAAATTACCAATGCCCTTGGATTGTGAATGGTTGGGATTTAAGGATCATCTCCCCCCAAGATCCTTTTGGCCATATTGGGACTTCCTTAGATGTGGGAACCTATCCTAAATGTGCTTTAGAGGAAGAACTCCATGCAAAAATTAAATACACAGATAGTTAGTGAAATGAAATTTCGTATTTTTTTGTTAGTTGTTCGCACTTGAACTGTAATGAAGAAGGATTAGAAGAATTTTTTTTAATGAACACTAGAAAATAAAAAACCAACCGAGTTTTCGGTTGGTTTTCTTTTCACAGAAAAGATGATTAGAAACCTGCTGGTTTTTTAATGTCTTTTGTGGCGTCATTGATGGCACCAGTTGCTGCTTTTTTAGCTTCTGCTTCTGCAGTTTTCACTGCTGCATCTACTTTTTTCTCTACTTCTGTAGTTACTTTTTTCGCTGCATCTTCAACAGATTCGATTTTTTCTTCAACAACAGGCTCTTCTTTTTTGCAGAAAGCAAGTCCAGAAGCCATAGTCACACCAAGAATTAAAACGAGTAGTTTTTTATTCATTGAAAGTTTTCTCCTAAAATCTTTTAATTCTGCCAAAACTAATAGATTGAGATTTCCTTTGAAAGAAATTTCTGTTTTTGTTTCGAAAATTATGACTTCGGAACGAATGTAAGAAATTCTTCTACTTCCTTTTTGCTTCCAATAACGAGCGTTGTTCTTTCATGAAGTTCCTTTGGGGTGAGGTCAAGGATCCTTTCTCCCTTCACTGTCACCGCCATTCCTCCTGCTTGTTCTGCAATAAAGGCCATCGGTGCTGCTTCATACAATAATCGTAATTTCCCGTTCGGATATTTGGAGGACTTTGTATCATTCGGATAAAGGAAAATTCCTCCTTTGAGAAGGTTTCTATGAAAGTCAGCTACGAGAGATCCAATATAACGAGCTGTTTTTGGTTTTTTTCCGCCTTCAATCGATTTGATCTTTTGGAGGTAAGTTTGTACTTCCGGAGACCAATACGATGCGTTTCCTTCATTGGCGGAATAAATATCTCCTGATTCCGGCATCTGCATATTCGGATGAGAAAGTAAAAATTCCCCTACACTTGGGTCTAGGGTAAATCCCGATACACCTGTTCCAGTAGAAAGGACAAGCATGGTGGAGGATCCGTAAATGATATAACCTGCACAACGTTGCAAATGGCCTTTTTGTAATAAATCTTTTTCGGTTCCTGGTTCTTTGGAATTGGGTTCAAGTCTTTGGTGGATGGAAAAAATGGTTCCAATGGATACGTTTGTGTCGATGTTCGAAGATCCATCTAAGGGGTCGATTGCCATCGTATACTTTCCAATATTGTATCCACCAGGAATCGGGATGATGTGTTCGTGTTCTTCGCTGGCAAGGACACAAAGGTGGCCACAAATTTTTAGGGACTGGTTGAAGGCATTGTCAGCATACTGATCCAGTTTCATTTGGGTTTCGCCTTGGACA
This genomic window from Leptospira bandrabouensis contains:
- the fbp gene encoding class 1 fructose-bisphosphatase; the encoded protein is MNATPKQKKLISLSQFILEEQLKIPHASGEFTALLSHLVYAAKIVGREVRKAGLLDDILGATDDTNVQGETQMKLDQYADNAFNQSLKICGHLCVLASEEHEHIIPIPGGYNIGKYTMAIDPLDGSSNIDTNVSIGTIFSIHQRLEPNSKEPGTEKDLLQKGHLQRCAGYIIYGSSTMLVLSTGTGVSGFTLDPSVGEFLLSHPNMQMPESGDIYSANEGNASYWSPEVQTYLQKIKSIEGGKKPKTARYIGSLVADFHRNLLKGGIFLYPNDTKSSKYPNGKLRLLYEAAPMAFIAEQAGGMAVTVKGERILDLTPKELHERTTLVIGSKKEVEEFLTFVPKS